From the Anaerolineae bacterium genome, the window TACAACTGGCCGGTCAGGGCGTAAATATTTTGCAGCAAAGCAGCCAGGTGCGGCAAACAGACCCGACCTTCCCAGCCTCTTTCATGCTCCAGGCCCCAATCCAGCCAGGCCTCTATAGAGGGAAGTTCATAAGTGTAACGAGCGAAGAACAGAGATGCCGCCTCGCCACCCCGAATCAGTGCCTGGTCTAACGATATACCCCAGCCGACGTGTGGCTCTTCACCTTCTGCAACCCATTCCCTCGCCTGGCGCCCAAAATTGGGCTCTACACCTTCCTCAGAGAAGCCGCCGGGAAAAAGGGCCAGGTGTGGGTAGAAACGGGCTACTTCGGGGTTTCGCTCCTGCAACCGGCTGTAGCTCAGGCTGATGCCTGCCACCACGCTCCTCACTTCTTCAGGGTAATATGGGTCCTGCATAACCTGGTCCCACTTTTCCTTCAGATCTCGCCTCAGGGCTTTCAGGTCAGGACTCCGGGAATACCGCCAGGCCCTTGCCGTCAGGGTCACAGCACGGGGGATGAGGTCTGTATAAAACAGAAGTTCTTCCAAGTCCTCTGCTTCTATCCGTCCCCCTTCAGCTTGCGTGACGTTGGCCTCAACCAGGAAAAGAGCCAGTGCGGCTTCAGGAGTCAAACGGCGGAGTTTGTAACGGGGAAAAAAGGCGCTCCCCACATCCATCTGAGAGGTCACGATGATACAGGGGAAAGATGGGGCAGCAGCCAGTGCTTCCAGAAAGTCGCGGAAAGCTCTGCCACCGCGGAGGATCACATTTTCTGCTTCGTCCAGGATGAGGAGAAGCCCCTGGGGAAGAGCACCAGGAATACCCTCGGCCCAGAATCCTAATGCATTGGCAATTGCGATCCGGGCGCCGTCGGCGCTTGAGATATTACTCAGGTCTACAAAGATAACTTTTTCCGGCTCGGCTCTCCGGCGGGCCACAAGCCAGCGGGCAACTTCTTTAGCCAGTTCGGTCTTGCCCACGTCGCTTACACCCTGGATGAGGACAGCCCGGCGCTCCCGGGGTATATGCAGGATATCTCGCATCTGCTCCTCTCGGCCTACAAAGAGGAGAGGCCGTCGGTCAAAGAGGTGACGGCTCAGAGTCGGGAGGAGCCCTACCCGGACCTCCCTTTCCGGCAGCATGGGCCAGAGGACCTCGTCATGGTCGCGGTCCTTAGGGAAGAGCTGGAACTTAGGGGCCTCTGCTGCGGCCCCTTCTTTCCCTATCAGACAGCAAAGGTCCTCATCCAGCATGACAGCGCTCTGCCCGGCGCGAAAGGCTTCGGCAACAGTGTTACCGGTTAAGAGGGCCTCGTAGAAACGGCGTAAAAAGGCAATGGCAGCTAGCTGCCTTATTGTTTCCCCGACGTCTACAGCCACTATATGGGGTATGTTTAAAGCATAGAGAGCGGCAGCCACGCTCTCCGAGTGGCAAGAAGTCACCACCGCCAGGC encodes:
- a CDS encoding CHAT domain-containing protein, whose protein sequence is MNQSEHPHILFLVSSPLTANPVAVDRAVHELTEALRTLYVRATFTVHIAEVEAISALMARRDRPRFSVLHYLGHGSRPEDMLEGYLIFEDQAGNTRHLNGLQLQRVLNLAGHPELEFRLAVVTSCHSESVAAALYALNIPHIVAVDVGETIRQLAAIAFLRRFYEALLTGNTVAEAFRAGQSAVMLDEDLCCLIGKEGAAAEAPKFQLFPKDRDHDEVLWPMLPEREVRVGLLPTLSRHLFDRRPLLFVGREEQMRDILHIPRERRAVLIQGVSDVGKTELAKEVARWLVARRRAEPEKVIFVDLSNISSADGARIAIANALGFWAEGIPGALPQGLLLILDEAENVILRGGRAFRDFLEALAAAPSFPCIIVTSQMDVGSAFFPRYKLRRLTPEAALALFLVEANVTQAEGGRIEAEDLEELLFYTDLIPRAVTLTARAWRYSRSPDLKALRRDLKEKWDQVMQDPYYPEEVRSVVAGISLSYSRLQERNPEVARFYPHLALFPGGFSEEGVEPNFGRQAREWVAEGEEPHVGWGISLDQALIRGGEAASLFFARYTYELPSIEAWLDWGLEHERGWEGRVCLPHLAALLQNIYALTGQLYRKEILSDTIVR